One part of the Haliaeetus albicilla chromosome 9, bHalAlb1.1, whole genome shotgun sequence genome encodes these proteins:
- the NGEF gene encoding ephexin-1 isoform X3: protein MGSLKNNEPIKEPLNVLSHKGSPSPVNSDKTLDELWIQRLLPSYPRYRGNRPGSPSPAPPPLPPELLGSRLPPPAMELLAAALSAACALDQDGSAGQPGREPPAAAEESPAAATAEAPPHAHPMTADSWRNLIEHIGLLYQEYRDKSTRQEIETRRLQDSQTDPEESSPSEETPSEAEPTSTTESKAPPQISLLRNSNSRFNLWQDLPEIRSSGVLSILQPDEIKLQEAMFELVTSEASYYKSLNLLVSHFMENERLKKILHQSEAHILFSNVLDVMAVSERFLLDLEQRVEENIVISDVCDIVYQHTVNHFSVYITYVSNQTYQERAYKQLLQDKPAFREVISQLELDPKCKGLSFSSFLILPFQRITRLKLLVQNILKKVEEKSDRETTALDAHKELETVVKACNEGVRKMSRTEQMISIQKKLEFKIKSVPIISHSRWLLKQGELQQMNGPKTSRTLRTKKLFREIYLFLFNDLLVICRQIPGDKYQVFDSAPRGLLRVEELEDQGQSLANVFILRLLENADDREASYMLKASSQSEMKRWMISLAPNRRTKFVSFTSRLVDCPQIQCVHPYVAQQPDELSLELADILNILDKTDDGWIFGERLHDQERGWFPSSMGEEILNPKIRAQNLKECFRVHKSDDSQRRKLGSRNRQ, encoded by the exons GCTTCTGCCTTCCTACCCCCGTTACCGTGGCAACCGCCcgggctcccccagccccgcgccgccgccgctgccgccggaGCTGCTCGGCAGCCGCTTGCCGCCGCCGGCCATGGAGCTGCTGGCCGCGGCACTCAGCGCCGCCTGCGCCCTTGACCAGGACGGGTCGGCGGGACAGCCCGGCAG GGAGCCCCCCGCGGCCGCTGAGGagagccccgccgccgccactgCCGAGGCGCCGCCGCACGCCCACCCCATGACGGCCGACTCCTGGCGGAACCTCATCGAGCACATCG GACTCTTGTATCAGGAATATCGAGATAAATCCACACGCCAGGAGATTGAAACTAGACGACTGCAGGATTCACAGACAGACCCTGAGGAGAGTTCACCCAGCGAGGAAACCCCATCTGAAGCAGAACCTACAAGTACAACTGAAAGCAAAGCTCCACCACAAATCAGTTTGCTAAGGAACTCCAACTCCAGGTTCAACTTATGGCAGGATCTTCCTGAGATCCGGAGCAGCGGGGTCCTCAGCATCCTCCAGCCAGATGAGATCAAGCTGCAGGAG GCCATGTTTGAGCTGGTTACTTCTGAAGCCTCGTATTACAAGAGTCTGAATCTGCTGGTGTCTCACTTCATGGAGAACGAACGTCTGAAAAAGATCTTACACCAGTCTGAGGCACACATCCTCTTCTCCAATGTCCTGGATGTCATGGCTGTTAGTGAGCG CTTCCTGTTGGACCTCGAGCAGCGGGTGGAGGAGAATATCGTGATCTCAGATGTGTGTGATATTGTCTATCAGCATACGGTTAATCACTTCTCTGTGTACATCACCTACGTCTCCAACCAGACCTACCAGGAAAGAGCTTACAAGCAGCTTCT cCAGGACAAGCCAGCTTTCCGGGAAGTGATCtcacagctggagctggatCCCAAGTGCAAAGGCctgtccttttcttccttcctgatTCTGCCATTTCAAAGGATCACTCGGCTCAAGCTGCTGGTGCAG aatattttgaagaaagtgGAAGAGAAGTCTGACAGGGAAACCACTGCCCTGGATGCACATAAAGAACTGGAAACG gtGGTGAAAGCATGTAATGAAGGTGTCAGGAAGATGAGCCGAACAGAGCAGATGATCAGCATCCAGAAGAAACTGGAATTCAAGATCAAG TCTGTGCCCATCATCTCTCACTCCCGCTGGCTACTGAAGCAGGGGGAATTGCAGCAAATGAATGGTCCAAAGACATCACGAACACTTCGCACCAAGAAGCTCTTCAGAGAAATCTACTTGTTCCTTTTCAATGATCTGCTGGTAATTTGCCGGCAAATTCCTGG GGATAAGTACCAAGTGTTTGACTCGGCTCCCCGGGGACTTCTTCGGGTAGAGGAGTTAGAAGACCAGGGGCAGAGTTTGGCCAACGTTTTCATCTTGAGGCTGCTGGAGAATGCAGATGACCGGGAGGCCAGCTACATGCTGAAGGCATCATCCCA GAGCGAAATGAAGCGCTGGATGATTTCACTGGCCCCGAACCGGAGAACCAAGTTTGTTTCATTTACATCCAGACTTGTTG ACTGCCCACAGATCCAGTGTGTCCACCCATACGTGGCCCAGCAGCCAGATGAGCTGTCCTTAGAACTGGCTGACATCCTCAACATCCTGGACAAGACAGACGACG GCTGGATCTTTGGGGAGCGTCTTCATGACCAGGAGAGGGGCTGGTTCCCCAGTTCTATGGGGGAGGAGATCCTGAACCCCAAAATCCGAGCCCAGAACTTGAAGGAGTGTTTCCGGGTGCATAAGTCGGATGACAGTCAGCGGAGGAAACTGGGCAGCAGAAACCGCCAATGA
- the NGEF gene encoding ephexin-1 isoform X1 gives MRDWFRPRLSDYYFGLLELRGNMLACKAHSSSLKNNEPIKEPLNVLSHKGSPSPVNSDKTLDELWIQRLLPSYPRYRGNRPGSPSPAPPPLPPELLGSRLPPPAMELLAAALSAACALDQDGSAGQPGREPPAAAEESPAAATAEAPPHAHPMTADSWRNLIEHIGLLYQEYRDKSTRQEIETRRLQDSQTDPEESSPSEETPSEAEPTSTTESKAPPQISLLRNSNSRFNLWQDLPEIRSSGVLSILQPDEIKLQEAMFELVTSEASYYKSLNLLVSHFMENERLKKILHQSEAHILFSNVLDVMAVSERFLLDLEQRVEENIVISDVCDIVYQHTVNHFSVYITYVSNQTYQERAYKQLLQDKPAFREVISQLELDPKCKGLSFSSFLILPFQRITRLKLLVQNILKKVEEKSDRETTALDAHKELETVVKACNEGVRKMSRTEQMISIQKKLEFKIKSVPIISHSRWLLKQGELQQMNGPKTSRTLRTKKLFREIYLFLFNDLLVICRQIPGDKYQVFDSAPRGLLRVEELEDQGQSLANVFILRLLENADDREASYMLKASSQSEMKRWMISLAPNRRTKFVSFTSRLVDCPQIQCVHPYVAQQPDELSLELADILNILDKTDDGWIFGERLHDQERGWFPSSMGEEILNPKIRAQNLKECFRVHKSDDSQRRKLGSRNRQ, from the exons GCTTCTGCCTTCCTACCCCCGTTACCGTGGCAACCGCCcgggctcccccagccccgcgccgccgccgctgccgccggaGCTGCTCGGCAGCCGCTTGCCGCCGCCGGCCATGGAGCTGCTGGCCGCGGCACTCAGCGCCGCCTGCGCCCTTGACCAGGACGGGTCGGCGGGACAGCCCGGCAG GGAGCCCCCCGCGGCCGCTGAGGagagccccgccgccgccactgCCGAGGCGCCGCCGCACGCCCACCCCATGACGGCCGACTCCTGGCGGAACCTCATCGAGCACATCG GACTCTTGTATCAGGAATATCGAGATAAATCCACACGCCAGGAGATTGAAACTAGACGACTGCAGGATTCACAGACAGACCCTGAGGAGAGTTCACCCAGCGAGGAAACCCCATCTGAAGCAGAACCTACAAGTACAACTGAAAGCAAAGCTCCACCACAAATCAGTTTGCTAAGGAACTCCAACTCCAGGTTCAACTTATGGCAGGATCTTCCTGAGATCCGGAGCAGCGGGGTCCTCAGCATCCTCCAGCCAGATGAGATCAAGCTGCAGGAG GCCATGTTTGAGCTGGTTACTTCTGAAGCCTCGTATTACAAGAGTCTGAATCTGCTGGTGTCTCACTTCATGGAGAACGAACGTCTGAAAAAGATCTTACACCAGTCTGAGGCACACATCCTCTTCTCCAATGTCCTGGATGTCATGGCTGTTAGTGAGCG CTTCCTGTTGGACCTCGAGCAGCGGGTGGAGGAGAATATCGTGATCTCAGATGTGTGTGATATTGTCTATCAGCATACGGTTAATCACTTCTCTGTGTACATCACCTACGTCTCCAACCAGACCTACCAGGAAAGAGCTTACAAGCAGCTTCT cCAGGACAAGCCAGCTTTCCGGGAAGTGATCtcacagctggagctggatCCCAAGTGCAAAGGCctgtccttttcttccttcctgatTCTGCCATTTCAAAGGATCACTCGGCTCAAGCTGCTGGTGCAG aatattttgaagaaagtgGAAGAGAAGTCTGACAGGGAAACCACTGCCCTGGATGCACATAAAGAACTGGAAACG gtGGTGAAAGCATGTAATGAAGGTGTCAGGAAGATGAGCCGAACAGAGCAGATGATCAGCATCCAGAAGAAACTGGAATTCAAGATCAAG TCTGTGCCCATCATCTCTCACTCCCGCTGGCTACTGAAGCAGGGGGAATTGCAGCAAATGAATGGTCCAAAGACATCACGAACACTTCGCACCAAGAAGCTCTTCAGAGAAATCTACTTGTTCCTTTTCAATGATCTGCTGGTAATTTGCCGGCAAATTCCTGG GGATAAGTACCAAGTGTTTGACTCGGCTCCCCGGGGACTTCTTCGGGTAGAGGAGTTAGAAGACCAGGGGCAGAGTTTGGCCAACGTTTTCATCTTGAGGCTGCTGGAGAATGCAGATGACCGGGAGGCCAGCTACATGCTGAAGGCATCATCCCA GAGCGAAATGAAGCGCTGGATGATTTCACTGGCCCCGAACCGGAGAACCAAGTTTGTTTCATTTACATCCAGACTTGTTG ACTGCCCACAGATCCAGTGTGTCCACCCATACGTGGCCCAGCAGCCAGATGAGCTGTCCTTAGAACTGGCTGACATCCTCAACATCCTGGACAAGACAGACGACG GCTGGATCTTTGGGGAGCGTCTTCATGACCAGGAGAGGGGCTGGTTCCCCAGTTCTATGGGGGAGGAGATCCTGAACCCCAAAATCCGAGCCCAGAACTTGAAGGAGTGTTTCCGGGTGCATAAGTCGGATGACAGTCAGCGGAGGAAACTGGGCAGCAGAAACCGCCAATGA
- the NGEF gene encoding ephexin-1 isoform X2, translated as MHHMHQIWKQLRRHPPPPTPFSPSKPAPATHRQRGAGDGGQRYALGLREERLLPSYPRYRGNRPGSPSPAPPPLPPELLGSRLPPPAMELLAAALSAACALDQDGSAGQPGREPPAAAEESPAAATAEAPPHAHPMTADSWRNLIEHIGLLYQEYRDKSTRQEIETRRLQDSQTDPEESSPSEETPSEAEPTSTTESKAPPQISLLRNSNSRFNLWQDLPEIRSSGVLSILQPDEIKLQEAMFELVTSEASYYKSLNLLVSHFMENERLKKILHQSEAHILFSNVLDVMAVSERFLLDLEQRVEENIVISDVCDIVYQHTVNHFSVYITYVSNQTYQERAYKQLLQDKPAFREVISQLELDPKCKGLSFSSFLILPFQRITRLKLLVQNILKKVEEKSDRETTALDAHKELETVVKACNEGVRKMSRTEQMISIQKKLEFKIKSVPIISHSRWLLKQGELQQMNGPKTSRTLRTKKLFREIYLFLFNDLLVICRQIPGDKYQVFDSAPRGLLRVEELEDQGQSLANVFILRLLENADDREASYMLKASSQSEMKRWMISLAPNRRTKFVSFTSRLVDCPQIQCVHPYVAQQPDELSLELADILNILDKTDDGWIFGERLHDQERGWFPSSMGEEILNPKIRAQNLKECFRVHKSDDSQRRKLGSRNRQ; from the exons atgcaCCATATGCACCAGATCTGGAAGCAGCTcaggagacaccccccccctcccacccctttTTCTCCCTCAAAGCCCGCGCCAGCCACACATAGGCAGAGAGGTGCAGGGGATGGGGGGCAGCGCTATGCCCTGGGTCTGAGGGAGGAGAG GCTTCTGCCTTCCTACCCCCGTTACCGTGGCAACCGCCcgggctcccccagccccgcgccgccgccgctgccgccggaGCTGCTCGGCAGCCGCTTGCCGCCGCCGGCCATGGAGCTGCTGGCCGCGGCACTCAGCGCCGCCTGCGCCCTTGACCAGGACGGGTCGGCGGGACAGCCCGGCAG GGAGCCCCCCGCGGCCGCTGAGGagagccccgccgccgccactgCCGAGGCGCCGCCGCACGCCCACCCCATGACGGCCGACTCCTGGCGGAACCTCATCGAGCACATCG GACTCTTGTATCAGGAATATCGAGATAAATCCACACGCCAGGAGATTGAAACTAGACGACTGCAGGATTCACAGACAGACCCTGAGGAGAGTTCACCCAGCGAGGAAACCCCATCTGAAGCAGAACCTACAAGTACAACTGAAAGCAAAGCTCCACCACAAATCAGTTTGCTAAGGAACTCCAACTCCAGGTTCAACTTATGGCAGGATCTTCCTGAGATCCGGAGCAGCGGGGTCCTCAGCATCCTCCAGCCAGATGAGATCAAGCTGCAGGAG GCCATGTTTGAGCTGGTTACTTCTGAAGCCTCGTATTACAAGAGTCTGAATCTGCTGGTGTCTCACTTCATGGAGAACGAACGTCTGAAAAAGATCTTACACCAGTCTGAGGCACACATCCTCTTCTCCAATGTCCTGGATGTCATGGCTGTTAGTGAGCG CTTCCTGTTGGACCTCGAGCAGCGGGTGGAGGAGAATATCGTGATCTCAGATGTGTGTGATATTGTCTATCAGCATACGGTTAATCACTTCTCTGTGTACATCACCTACGTCTCCAACCAGACCTACCAGGAAAGAGCTTACAAGCAGCTTCT cCAGGACAAGCCAGCTTTCCGGGAAGTGATCtcacagctggagctggatCCCAAGTGCAAAGGCctgtccttttcttccttcctgatTCTGCCATTTCAAAGGATCACTCGGCTCAAGCTGCTGGTGCAG aatattttgaagaaagtgGAAGAGAAGTCTGACAGGGAAACCACTGCCCTGGATGCACATAAAGAACTGGAAACG gtGGTGAAAGCATGTAATGAAGGTGTCAGGAAGATGAGCCGAACAGAGCAGATGATCAGCATCCAGAAGAAACTGGAATTCAAGATCAAG TCTGTGCCCATCATCTCTCACTCCCGCTGGCTACTGAAGCAGGGGGAATTGCAGCAAATGAATGGTCCAAAGACATCACGAACACTTCGCACCAAGAAGCTCTTCAGAGAAATCTACTTGTTCCTTTTCAATGATCTGCTGGTAATTTGCCGGCAAATTCCTGG GGATAAGTACCAAGTGTTTGACTCGGCTCCCCGGGGACTTCTTCGGGTAGAGGAGTTAGAAGACCAGGGGCAGAGTTTGGCCAACGTTTTCATCTTGAGGCTGCTGGAGAATGCAGATGACCGGGAGGCCAGCTACATGCTGAAGGCATCATCCCA GAGCGAAATGAAGCGCTGGATGATTTCACTGGCCCCGAACCGGAGAACCAAGTTTGTTTCATTTACATCCAGACTTGTTG ACTGCCCACAGATCCAGTGTGTCCACCCATACGTGGCCCAGCAGCCAGATGAGCTGTCCTTAGAACTGGCTGACATCCTCAACATCCTGGACAAGACAGACGACG GCTGGATCTTTGGGGAGCGTCTTCATGACCAGGAGAGGGGCTGGTTCCCCAGTTCTATGGGGGAGGAGATCCTGAACCCCAAAATCCGAGCCCAGAACTTGAAGGAGTGTTTCCGGGTGCATAAGTCGGATGACAGTCAGCGGAGGAAACTGGGCAGCAGAAACCGCCAATGA
- the NGEF gene encoding ephexin-1 isoform X4: protein MELLAAALSAACALDQDGSAGQPGREPPAAAEESPAAATAEAPPHAHPMTADSWRNLIEHIGLLYQEYRDKSTRQEIETRRLQDSQTDPEESSPSEETPSEAEPTSTTESKAPPQISLLRNSNSRFNLWQDLPEIRSSGVLSILQPDEIKLQEAMFELVTSEASYYKSLNLLVSHFMENERLKKILHQSEAHILFSNVLDVMAVSERFLLDLEQRVEENIVISDVCDIVYQHTVNHFSVYITYVSNQTYQERAYKQLLQDKPAFREVISQLELDPKCKGLSFSSFLILPFQRITRLKLLVQNILKKVEEKSDRETTALDAHKELETVVKACNEGVRKMSRTEQMISIQKKLEFKIKSVPIISHSRWLLKQGELQQMNGPKTSRTLRTKKLFREIYLFLFNDLLVICRQIPGDKYQVFDSAPRGLLRVEELEDQGQSLANVFILRLLENADDREASYMLKASSQSEMKRWMISLAPNRRTKFVSFTSRLVDCPQIQCVHPYVAQQPDELSLELADILNILDKTDDGWIFGERLHDQERGWFPSSMGEEILNPKIRAQNLKECFRVHKSDDSQRRKLGSRNRQ from the exons ATGGAGCTGCTGGCCGCGGCACTCAGCGCCGCCTGCGCCCTTGACCAGGACGGGTCGGCGGGACAGCCCGGCAG GGAGCCCCCCGCGGCCGCTGAGGagagccccgccgccgccactgCCGAGGCGCCGCCGCACGCCCACCCCATGACGGCCGACTCCTGGCGGAACCTCATCGAGCACATCG GACTCTTGTATCAGGAATATCGAGATAAATCCACACGCCAGGAGATTGAAACTAGACGACTGCAGGATTCACAGACAGACCCTGAGGAGAGTTCACCCAGCGAGGAAACCCCATCTGAAGCAGAACCTACAAGTACAACTGAAAGCAAAGCTCCACCACAAATCAGTTTGCTAAGGAACTCCAACTCCAGGTTCAACTTATGGCAGGATCTTCCTGAGATCCGGAGCAGCGGGGTCCTCAGCATCCTCCAGCCAGATGAGATCAAGCTGCAGGAG GCCATGTTTGAGCTGGTTACTTCTGAAGCCTCGTATTACAAGAGTCTGAATCTGCTGGTGTCTCACTTCATGGAGAACGAACGTCTGAAAAAGATCTTACACCAGTCTGAGGCACACATCCTCTTCTCCAATGTCCTGGATGTCATGGCTGTTAGTGAGCG CTTCCTGTTGGACCTCGAGCAGCGGGTGGAGGAGAATATCGTGATCTCAGATGTGTGTGATATTGTCTATCAGCATACGGTTAATCACTTCTCTGTGTACATCACCTACGTCTCCAACCAGACCTACCAGGAAAGAGCTTACAAGCAGCTTCT cCAGGACAAGCCAGCTTTCCGGGAAGTGATCtcacagctggagctggatCCCAAGTGCAAAGGCctgtccttttcttccttcctgatTCTGCCATTTCAAAGGATCACTCGGCTCAAGCTGCTGGTGCAG aatattttgaagaaagtgGAAGAGAAGTCTGACAGGGAAACCACTGCCCTGGATGCACATAAAGAACTGGAAACG gtGGTGAAAGCATGTAATGAAGGTGTCAGGAAGATGAGCCGAACAGAGCAGATGATCAGCATCCAGAAGAAACTGGAATTCAAGATCAAG TCTGTGCCCATCATCTCTCACTCCCGCTGGCTACTGAAGCAGGGGGAATTGCAGCAAATGAATGGTCCAAAGACATCACGAACACTTCGCACCAAGAAGCTCTTCAGAGAAATCTACTTGTTCCTTTTCAATGATCTGCTGGTAATTTGCCGGCAAATTCCTGG GGATAAGTACCAAGTGTTTGACTCGGCTCCCCGGGGACTTCTTCGGGTAGAGGAGTTAGAAGACCAGGGGCAGAGTTTGGCCAACGTTTTCATCTTGAGGCTGCTGGAGAATGCAGATGACCGGGAGGCCAGCTACATGCTGAAGGCATCATCCCA GAGCGAAATGAAGCGCTGGATGATTTCACTGGCCCCGAACCGGAGAACCAAGTTTGTTTCATTTACATCCAGACTTGTTG ACTGCCCACAGATCCAGTGTGTCCACCCATACGTGGCCCAGCAGCCAGATGAGCTGTCCTTAGAACTGGCTGACATCCTCAACATCCTGGACAAGACAGACGACG GCTGGATCTTTGGGGAGCGTCTTCATGACCAGGAGAGGGGCTGGTTCCCCAGTTCTATGGGGGAGGAGATCCTGAACCCCAAAATCCGAGCCCAGAACTTGAAGGAGTGTTTCCGGGTGCATAAGTCGGATGACAGTCAGCGGAGGAAACTGGGCAGCAGAAACCGCCAATGA